A stretch of DNA from Bacillota bacterium:
GGGGGGGTCTCCCGGCTGGGCGACTACATGATGGAACCGCTGCGGCGGTACGTGCGGCACCGCGCGGTGGCGGGGCCGGCCGAGGGGACGCGGCTGGTGCTGGCCGAACTGGGGCCGAACGTCGGCATCGTCGGCGCGGCGGCCGCCGGCCTGGAGAGGCTCGGCCGGCTCCAACGCCGCTTTTGAGGGTGGAAGCCGGCGAAGGTAGAATGGTGC
This window harbors:
- a CDS encoding ROK family protein, giving the protein GGVSRLGDYMMEPLRRYVRHRAVAGPAEGTRLVLAELGPNVGIVGAAAAGLERLGRLQRRF